In a single window of the Arachis hypogaea cultivar Tifrunner chromosome 6, arahy.Tifrunner.gnm2.J5K5, whole genome shotgun sequence genome:
- the LOC112695244 gene encoding uncharacterized protein C594.04c produces the protein MGNVKNIIIAFLAPLPSILFYLSFLNHYHYSPTSHHPSLWKWCYDHPLLLANVLFFFNVNVLFWLVALLQSSHWMIDPYWTVIPVILVHYYASHPVAQYDWWRSRILIVLTWVWSMRLLHNYLRRENWQWGQREDWRFTEMARQYGTHWWWASFFAIYLPHQIFLIALSLPMYVVHSSVDQPLTMWDMVALLLCVSGIAIAYLADTQLHNFVKLRQGGEAVVPVLETGLWYYSRHPNYFGEQVWWWGVFVFAWSMGHGWTFVGAFTNSMCLAYVTKLVEDRMLKQGYRTEAYTLYQRTTSVWVPWFKSHHLKTKNA, from the exons ATGGGTAATGTGAAGAATATCATCATAGCGTTCTTGGCACCCCTTCCATCCATCCTCTTCTACCTTTCATTCCTCAACCACTATCACTACTCACCCACTTCACACCATCCATCTCTCTGGAAATGGTGCTATGACCACCCTCTCCTGTTAGCAAATGTGCTCTTCTTTTTCAACGTCAACGTCCTCTTCTGGCTCGTTGCTCTCCTCCAGTCCAGCCACTGG ATGATTGACCCGTATTGGACAGTGATACCGGTGATTCTTGTTCATTACTACGCATCTCACCCTGTGGCTCAATACGATTGGTGGAGGTCGAGGATCCTGATCGTGCTGACATGGGTGTGGAGTATGAGGCTCCTTCACAACTACTTGAGGCGAGAGAATTGGCAATGGGGTCAGAGGGAGGATTGGCGCTTCACTGAAATGGCCCGCCAATACGGAACCCATTGGTGGTGGGCTTCCTTCTTCGCCATCTACCTTCCTCACCAGATATTTCTCATTGCATTATCCCTCCCCATGTATGTTGTCCACTCCTCCGTGGATCAGCCTCTCACCATGTGGGACATGGTAGCGCTTCTTCTCTGTGTATCCGGCATTGCCATCGCCTACCTTGCAGACACACAGCTCCACAACTTTGTGAAGCTAAGACAAGGTGGCGAAGCAGTGGTTCCTGTCCTTGAGACTGGGCTGTGGTATTATTCACGCCATCCGAATTACTTCGGGGAACAGGTGTGGTGGTGGGGGGTGTTTGTGTTTGCGTGGAGCATGGGACATGGATGGACCTTTGTAGGAGCATTCACCAATAGCATGTGCTTGGCTTATGTCACAAAGCTTGTGGAGGATCGAATGCTGAAGCAAGGTTACAGAACAGAGGCTTATACCCTTTATCAGCGAACAACTTCGGTTTGGGTGCCTTGGTTCAAGTCACACCACCTTAAAACTAAGAATGCTTGA
- the LOC112695246 gene encoding chlorophyll a-b binding protein 7, chloroplastic, whose amino-acid sequence MATRYLRLALLSFEIRASLHIPHCIHTPIMASAYASSAIAAVGISSPNTKASFLSGRKLKRAAKKATGVRGVSSTRVCAAAADPERPLWFPGSTPPPWLDGSLPGDFGFDPLGLGSDPESLRWNVQAELVHCRWAMLGAAGIFIPEFLTKIGVLNTPSWYTAGEQEYFTDTTTLFIVELIFIGWAEGRRWADIIKPGCVNTDPIFPNNKLTGTDVGYPGGLWFDPLGWGTGSPEKIKELRTKEIKNGRLAMLAVMGAWFQHIYTGTGPIDNLFAHLADPGHATIFAAFTPK is encoded by the exons ATGGCAACTCGCTATCTCAGATTGGCCCTCCTATCTTTCGAGATAAGAGCCTCCCTCCATATTCCACATTGCATACACACTCCAATCATGGCTTCCGCTTATGCTTCCTCTGCCATTGCAGCTGTTGGCATCTCTAGTCCAAACACAAAAGCTTCATTCCTAAGTGGGAGGAAGTTGAAGAGGGCGGCTAAGAAGGCAACAGGCGTTAGAGGAGTATCGAGCACAAGAGTATGTGCAGCAGCGGCTGACCCTGAGAGACCCCTGTGGTTCCCAGGAAGCACGCCTCCTCCATGGCTTGATGGCAGCCTCCCTGGAGACTTTGGGTTTGATCCACTTGGTCTGGGGTCTGATCCTGAGAGCCTGAGATGGAATGTGCAGGCAGAGCTGGTGCACTGCAGGTGGGCAATGCTGGGTGCTGCGGGCATCTTCATTCCTGAATTCCTAACAAAGATTGGCGTGCTCAACACGCCATCGTGGTACACAGCTGGAGAACAGGAGTACTTCACGGACACAACCACGCTCTTCATAGTTGAGCTCATCTTCATTGGATGGGCAGAGGGAAGGAGGTGGGCTGACATCATCAAGCCAGGCTGTGTCAATACCGACCCCATTTTCCCAAACAACAAGCTCACTGGCACCGATGTTGGTTACCCCGGTGGCCTCTGGTTTGACCCTCTCGGATGGGGCACTGGCTCTCCTGAAAAGATCAAGGAATTGAGAACTAAGGAGATCAAGAATGGCAGGCTCGCCATGTTGGCTGTCATGggtgcttggttccagcacatctACACCGGCACTGGTCCCATTGACAACCTCTTTGCCCACCTTGCTGATCCCGGCCATGCTACCATTTTTGCT GCTTTCACCCCCAAGTGA
- the LOC112695245 gene encoding probable inactive purple acid phosphatase 29, with the protein MNYTAAALAILCWICICTPKEAEGADKKLRFGKNGEFKILQVADMHFADGKKTRCLDVLPSQYRSCTDLNTTSFIQRMILAEKPDLIVFTGDNIFGFDSSDSAKSMDAAFAPAIASNIPWVAILGNHDQEGSLSREGVMKYIVSMKNTLSQLNPPQVHLIDGFGNYNLQVGGVQGSSFQNKSVLNLYFLDSGDYSKVPFIPGYGWIKPSQQLWFQRTSEKLQKEYKKAPLPQKQSAPGLAYFHIPLPEYGSFDSSNFTGVKQEPISSASVNSGFFTTLVEAGDVKAVFTGHDHVNDFCGQLTGIHLCYAGGFGYHAYGKAGWSRRARVVVANLEKTENGAWQDVKSIKTWKRLDDRHLTEIDGQVLWSNSFSGNRRKKHDGGS; encoded by the exons ATGAATTACACTGCTGCTGCGTTGGCCATACTCTGTTGGATTTGCATCTGCACACCGAAGGAGGCAGAGGGAGCTGACAAGAAGCTTCGGTTTGGGAAAAATGGAGAGTTCAAGATTTTACAGGTTGCAGATATGCACTTCGCCGACGGCAAGAAAACCCGCTGCCTCGACGTCTTGCCTTCTCAATATCGTTCCTGCACTGACCTCAACACCACTTCCTTCATTCAAAGGATGATTCTGGCTGAGAAACCCGACCTTATTGTCTTCACTGGGGATAATATCTTTGGATTTGATTCCTCCGATTCCGCTAAATCAATGGATGCCGCATTTGCTCCTGCAATTGCTTCCAACATTCCCTGGGTCGCTATTCTCGGCAACCACGATCAGGAAGGATCCCTTTCCAGGGAGGGAGTCATGAAATACATTGTTTCCATGAAAAACACTTTGTCTCAACTCAATCCTCCGCAAGTACACCTTATTGACGGTTTCGGCAACTATAACCTACAAGTTGGAGGCGTTCAAGGCTCTTCTTTTCAAAATAAGTCGGTGCTCAATTTGTACTTTCTTGATAGTGGAGATTACTCAAAGGTTCCTTTCATTCCTGGCTATGGTTGGATCAAACCCTCGCAGCAGCTTTGGTTCCAACGAACATCTGAAAAGCTTCAG AAAGAATACAAGAAGGCACCACTGCCTCAGAAACAGTCTGCTCCTGGTCTTGCATACTTTCACATCCCATTGCCTGAATATGGTAGCTTTGACTCATCAAACTTTACAGGTGTGAAGCAAGAACCGATTAGCTCTGCTTCTGTCAATTCTGGCTTCTTCACAACATTGGTTGAAGCAGGAGATGTGAAGGCTGTTTTCACTGGCCACGATCACGTGAATGACTTCTGTGGCCAGTTAACTGGTATACACCTTTGTTATGCCGGGGGATTCGGATATCATGCTTATGGGAAAGCTGGATGGTCAAGGAGAGCAAGAGTGGTGGTTGCTAACTTGGAGAAAACAGAGAATGGAGCTTGGCAAGATGTCAAGTCTATTAAAACATGGAAACGCCTCGATGATCGACATCTTACAGAAATTGATGGTCAGGTCTTATGGAGCAACAGTTTTTCTG GGAACCGCAGGAAGAAGCATGATGGTGGCTCTTAA